A genomic region of Haliotis asinina isolate JCU_RB_2024 chromosome 1, JCU_Hal_asi_v2, whole genome shotgun sequence contains the following coding sequences:
- the LOC137273134 gene encoding ankyrin repeat domain-containing protein 50-like — translation MAAVLFAAREGYKDVLELCACAGGNLSVVNSDGNNILHLASFGGHVSMVKYIVLQNITDTNSRGMLQRTPLMLAALGGHIAVFDFLVSKGGETSLVDSLNNSVLHLGCTGGHLDMVKHILSQNIVDINGRGMFGLTPLMIAVVGGHVDTFKFLVNEGSNPSLVSRCGNSILHLACRGGHVNMTGYILSQNITDINSRGTLERTPLMVAAGAGNKAVFELLINRSADVHLVDEQKSNIIHIACSSGKVKMLKHIISKTIVDINSRGPWMRTVLMLTAEKGNVELAKFIVTKGGDMSLVDNNENNLLHIACSNGHVEMVKYILRESSVSLETKNRFNMTPKMIAQMKNKMELIQCFKGRRNVRG, via the coding sequence ATGGCAGCTGTCTTGTTTGCAGCTCGCGAAGGATATAAAGATGTCCTTGAACTGTGCGCATGTGCAGGAGGTAATTTGTCAGTTGTTAATTCTGACggtaacaacatccttcatttggCAAGCTTTGGAGGTCACGTGTCGATGGTAAAGTACATCGTCTTACAGAATATCACTGACACCAACAGCAGGGGAATGTTGCAGAGGACACCACTGATGTTGGCCGCTCTCGGGGGACACATAGCTGTGTTTGACTTTCTTGTGAGTAAAGGAGGCGAAACTTCACTCGTAGATTCACTTAACAACAGCGTTCTACATCTTGGCTGTACTGGAGGACATTTGGACATGGTGAAGCACATCCTCTCACAAAATATTGTGGACATCAACGGTAGAGGAATGTTCGGTTTGACACCTTTGATGATAGCAGTAGTAGGTGGACATGTGGACACGTTCAAGTTCCTCGTGAATGAGGGATCTAATCCTTCACTTGTGAGTAGATGTGGGAACAGCATCCTACATCTGGCCTGCCGAGGTGGACATGTGAACATGACAGGGTATATTCTTTCACAGAACATTACTGATATCAACAGCAGAGGGACTTTGGAGAGAACACCATTGATGGTTGCAGCAGGTGCAGGAAATAAAGCTGTGTTTGAATTGCTTATCAATAGATCAGCTGATGTGCATTTAGTCGACGAACAAAAGTCAAATATCATTCATATCGCCTGTAGTTCTGGGAAAGTGAAGATGTTGAAGCATATTATTTCTAAAACTATTGTGGACATTAACAGTAGAGGGCCATGGATGAGGACTGTGTTGATGCTGACAGCCGAAAAGGGAAATGTAGAACTGGCGAAGTTCATTGTCACAAAAGGAGGTGATATGTCGTTGGTCGATAACAATGAAAACAACCTGCTTCATATCGCCTGCTCCAACGGCCATGTAGAGATGGTAAAGTACATTCTTCGCGAAAGTAGTGTGAGTCTGGAAACCAAAAACAGGTTCAACATGACACCAAAGATGATAGCACAGATGAAAAACAAGATGGAATTGATTCAGTGCTTTAAAGGGCGTAGAAATGTGAGGGGATGA